The proteins below come from a single Ictalurus furcatus strain D&B chromosome 15, Billie_1.0, whole genome shotgun sequence genomic window:
- the lactbl1a gene encoding putative beta-lactamase-like 1: MKLKWTNLGIIFFFILSLIMTGCFIWQYRLPKVKLVAEIKVQEVKEDKLCPRFPEPVPLKHPIPALMDALEKVDSLLRTSIDVTALPTISCIVIYNDSVLWNGNFGRRNGSDPKSSPPNEYTVYRIATLSKIFPTLMLYKLWEDGKVNSLDDNLEKYVKNFTIKNPLGNGAAFKRNGKTQFHSSITLRRMASQLSGLPRRLRGTSLLWNGQTHEAIDLLQDDILVADPGTKCHYSNLAFSLLAHVMADKVTGTDYESWVSKNILQPLGMEDTSFEITTKIKREMAVGVYPSGQRTPLYDLGWYRPSGQMYSTTADMAKLMMVLLGAYNHRVLQEDTLKTMLTPIFHCDTSYFSSQTGTPWEVYKQLEYEIIRKDGDLDGYSAVLSLVPHLKLGLVILMAGTKPANEDLVTKSYSYLIPAMEQAFRDAPHVLIPPPDPAPYMGLFTYSNMTFYEIKGGSDGILSMQQFGPPVDEMVPLDYSTWRLSYLEERVFKVVFEKEYPCQLRIRNTSVAMESQDRQLLNFYIFSENGLAPGFDVPGLNIYNVMRISRRPIFN; the protein is encoded by the exons tcATGACTGGCTGTTTTATATGGCAGTACAGGCTTCCCAAGGTCAAACTAG tgGCTGAAATTAAAGTCCAAGAGGTGAAAGAAGATAAATTGTGCCCACGTTTCCCAGAGCCTGTGCCATTGAAGCATCCCATACCTGCCCTAATGGATGCACTAGAAAAG GTGGATTCTCTATTGAGGACCAGCATTGATGTAACAGCGCTGCCAACAATTTCATGCATTGTCATCTATAATGACTCTGTGCTGTGGAATGGGAACTTTGGCAGAAGAAATGGGAGTGACCCAAAATCTTCACCACCAAACGAATACACAGTCTATAG aATTGCCACTTTATCTAAGATCTTCCCTACTCTTATGCTGTATAAGTTGTGGGAGGATGGTAAAGTGAACTCTTTGGATGACAATCTAGAGAAGTATGTAAAGAACTTCACCATAAAGAACCCTCTGGGAAATGGGGCAgcatttaaaagaaatggtAAAACACAATTCCATTCCTCTATCACTCTCAGAAGGATGGCCAGTCAGCTATCAG GATTGCCCAGGCGACTTAGAGGGACCAGTCTACTCTGGAACGGCCAGACTCATGAGGCAATTGATTTATTGCAAGATGATATCCTTGTGGCAGACCCTGGAACAAA ATGCCACTACAGTAATCTGGCCTTCTCCCTGTTGGCCCACGTCATGGCAGACAAGGTGACAGGAACAGATTACGAGAGCTGGGTATCCAAAAATATCCTCCAACCATTAGGCATGGAGGACACTAGCTTTGAAATCACCACAAAAATTAAGAGAGAGATGGCAGTGGGGGTTTACCCAAGTGGCCAGCGCACGCCTCTCTATGACCTTGGTTGGTACCGACCCTCGGGACAGATGTACTCCACTACGGCGGACATGGCCAAGCTGATGATGGTTCTCCTGGGGGCATATAACCATCGAGTCCTCCAGGAGGACACGCTGAAAACCATGCTGACACCAATTTTCCACTGTGACACCAGCTACTTCTCAAGCCAAACAGGCACTCCTTGGGAAGTGTACAAACAACTGGAATATGAGATTATCCGTAAAGATGGAGATCTGGACGGGTATTCAGCTGTGCTCTCACTTGTGCCACACCTTAAGCTGGGGTTGGTCATTCTGATGGCTGGGACTAAGCCTGCTAATGAAGATCTTGTAACCAAATCCTACAGTTATCTCATCCCTGCTATGGAGCAGGCTTTCAGAGATGCACCTCATGTCCTCATACCTCCTCCTGATCCAGCACCCTATATGGGCCTCTTCACCTACAGTAACATGACCTTCTATGAAATCAAAGGAGGCTCAGATGGCATATTGTCAATGCAGCAGTTTGGACCACCTGTGGATGAAATGGTTCCTTTGGATTATAGCACTTGGAGGCTGAGTTATTTAGAGGAGCGGGTGTTCAAGGTGGTGTTTGAGAAGGAGTATCCATGTCAGCTGAGGATCAGGAACACTTCTGTTGCAATGGAGTCTCAGGATAGGCAGCTGTTAAACTTTTACATATTCAGTGAGAATGGCCTTGCACCTGGATTTGATGTACCAGGCCTGAACATTTACAATGTGATGCGAATATCACGCAGACCAATTTTCAACTGA